From Candidatus Neomarinimicrobiota bacterium, one genomic window encodes:
- a CDS encoding phosphoribosylglycinamide formyltransferase, which produces MLRIGVLVSGGGTNLQAIMDGIESGYIPDARVELVISNRKNAYALTRAAEANIETSIIGRKQFETPEAFDGALALRLKAAKIDLVLLAGFMAILGPGFFTDFKNKVMNVHPALIPAFSGPGFYGLKVHESVLATGCKVTGASVHFVTPEVDAGPLILQQAVEVQQGDDPQKLQRRVMEEAEWKIYPEAVRLFALGLLEVRGQHVYINN; this is translated from the coding sequence ATGCTTCGAATAGGAGTCCTGGTTTCCGGGGGCGGTACAAATTTACAAGCCATTATGGATGGTATTGAATCTGGTTACATCCCTGATGCCCGTGTAGAGTTGGTCATCTCCAACAGGAAAAACGCCTATGCACTCACCCGTGCAGCTGAGGCAAATATTGAGACCTCCATCATTGGGAGAAAGCAGTTTGAAACTCCAGAGGCCTTCGATGGGGCTTTGGCTCTTCGACTAAAAGCCGCTAAGATTGATCTGGTCCTGCTTGCAGGATTTATGGCTATACTCGGTCCGGGATTCTTTACAGATTTTAAAAATAAGGTGATGAATGTGCATCCTGCACTCATTCCAGCCTTTTCAGGACCAGGTTTTTACGGCTTAAAAGTCCATGAATCGGTTCTGGCTACTGGCTGCAAGGTTACCGGTGCCAGTGTTCATTTTGTGACACCGGAGGTGGACGCAGGTCCACTCATCCTACAGCAGGCGGTGGAAGTTCAACAGGGAGATGACCCTCAAAAGCTTCAGCGTCGGGTTATGGAAGAAGCTGAATGGAAAATTTATCCAGAAGCAGTTCGATTATTTGCCCTGGGACTCCTTGAAGTCCGTGGGCAGCATGTATACATAAACAATTGA
- a CDS encoding phosphoribosylformylglycinamidine cyclo-ligase, translated as MSIDYKDAGVNIEKGYEAVQRIKKDVESTHGPEVIGGIGGFGGMFAPDVSGMTQPILVSGTDGVGTKLKLAFALDKHDSIGIDCVAMCVNDIICVGAKPLFFLDYIATGKLEPQQIEGIVAGITEGCRQSGAALVGGETAEMPGFYARGEYDVAGFTVGMVDRPKMIDGKSVEAGDVIIGLSSSGVHSNGFSLVRKLFPENRWNDNFDNSTLGATLLTPTKIYVKSVLSIIENHSIHAIAHITGGGFIENIPRAYPDQYQAVIKKGTWPLHNIFKLIQETSQLDDDAMYNTFNMGIGMVLIVGSEDADPILTQLKEMGEQALLIGYIKKRDNGDSPICFE; from the coding sequence ATGAGTATCGATTACAAAGATGCCGGTGTAAATATCGAGAAAGGCTATGAGGCGGTTCAACGCATCAAAAAAGATGTTGAATCCACCCACGGACCCGAGGTTATTGGTGGCATTGGCGGATTTGGAGGGATGTTCGCGCCTGATGTCTCAGGGATGACGCAACCTATTCTCGTGTCTGGTACAGATGGAGTGGGTACAAAACTCAAGCTCGCATTCGCTTTAGATAAACACGACAGCATCGGTATTGATTGTGTTGCCATGTGCGTGAATGATATCATCTGTGTTGGTGCAAAACCGCTGTTCTTCCTGGACTATATCGCCACTGGAAAGCTTGAACCTCAACAGATTGAAGGCATTGTTGCTGGAATCACTGAGGGTTGTCGGCAGAGTGGTGCCGCCCTGGTTGGGGGTGAAACCGCTGAGATGCCTGGTTTTTACGCCAGAGGTGAATACGATGTTGCCGGATTCACAGTAGGAATGGTTGATCGGCCCAAAATGATCGATGGGAAGTCAGTTGAAGCAGGGGATGTTATTATCGGGTTATCATCTTCCGGGGTTCACTCAAATGGTTTTTCCCTGGTAAGAAAACTCTTTCCCGAGAATCGTTGGAATGACAATTTTGATAATTCGACATTAGGTGCAACCCTGCTTACACCCACAAAAATTTATGTCAAATCAGTTCTCTCTATCATTGAAAATCATTCTATTCACGCGATTGCACATATAACGGGTGGTGGGTTTATCGAAAATATTCCCCGTGCCTATCCTGATCAATATCAGGCAGTTATTAAGAAGGGGACATGGCCCCTCCACAACATATTCAAGCTGATTCAAGAGACCTCCCAACTTGATGATGATGCCATGTACAACACCTTTAATATGGGTATTGGTATGGTATTGATAGTCGGTTCTGAGGATGCTGATCCAATTCTAACTCAATTGAAAGAAATGGGTGAACAGGCCTTACTGATCGGCTATATAAAGAAGAGAGACAACGGAGACTCACCTATATGCTTCGAATAG
- a CDS encoding amidophosphoribosyltransferase, producing MHDKLNEECGVFGIYNTRPEDTSKLVYYGLFALQHRGQESAGIAVSDGEQINYYKDEGLVQEVFDPKLLNFLSGAHGIGHVRYSTTGGTTYENAQPVVIVSSQGQMALAHNGNLVNTKELMSDLEAQGATFQSSTDSETILKLVAKNAIETGDMTEAIKKTMSMIRGGYSILLLTRDKLYAFRDPMGLRPLIMGRMNGSFVFASESCAIDSVKGDIIRDVKPGEIICVDAHGIHSEQTEVTTTHICSFEYVYFARTDSVIDGLNVYEARINMGKRLFKETGRKADIVIDIPDSGTSAALGYSQASGVPFDKGFYRNAYIGRTFISPKQDMREIGVNFKLSPIRRNVEGKSVIMIDDSIVRGTTITRIVKSLRRAGATEVHVMITSPPVKYSCFYGIDTPDRSKLIAAKKPIEDIGIEIGADSLSYLSHEGLADCLKKSGLGTCMACFDGNYPVPVGEAQ from the coding sequence TTTATAATACCAGACCTGAAGATACGTCAAAGCTGGTCTATTATGGCCTTTTTGCCCTGCAGCATAGAGGGCAGGAGAGTGCTGGTATTGCTGTCAGTGATGGAGAGCAGATCAACTACTATAAAGATGAAGGTCTGGTTCAGGAAGTATTCGATCCCAAACTACTTAATTTTCTCAGCGGTGCCCATGGAATAGGTCATGTCCGCTATAGCACAACAGGCGGAACAACTTACGAAAATGCACAACCCGTAGTCATTGTTAGCTCTCAAGGCCAAATGGCCTTGGCTCATAACGGTAACCTTGTGAATACCAAGGAGTTAATGAGTGACCTGGAAGCTCAGGGAGCTACTTTTCAATCCAGTACAGATTCAGAAACTATCCTGAAACTGGTGGCGAAAAATGCCATTGAAACTGGGGATATGACTGAGGCAATCAAGAAAACCATGTCAATGATCAGGGGTGGTTATTCCATACTATTGCTGACCCGAGATAAATTGTATGCCTTTCGCGATCCCATGGGGCTTAGACCCCTCATAATGGGACGCATGAATGGTTCTTTCGTATTTGCTTCAGAGAGCTGTGCAATCGATTCTGTTAAAGGTGATATTATTCGGGACGTTAAACCGGGTGAGATCATATGTGTGGATGCCCATGGGATACACTCAGAGCAAACTGAGGTGACTACAACCCATATCTGCTCTTTCGAGTATGTCTACTTCGCCAGAACCGATTCTGTAATTGATGGTCTTAATGTGTATGAGGCCAGAATCAATATGGGCAAGCGACTTTTTAAGGAAACGGGTCGCAAGGCAGATATTGTCATCGATATTCCAGATTCTGGAACCTCAGCCGCCCTGGGATACTCGCAAGCCTCTGGTGTTCCATTTGATAAAGGCTTTTATCGCAATGCCTATATTGGACGAACTTTTATCAGTCCGAAGCAGGATATGCGTGAGATCGGCGTGAATTTCAAACTTTCACCAATTCGGAGGAATGTTGAAGGCAAGAGCGTCATCATGATTGATGATTCCATTGTCCGGGGCACCACTATCACCAGGATTGTCAAATCTCTAAGAAGGGCTGGAGCCACTGAAGTTCATGTGATGATCACAAGTCCACCGGTTAAGTATAGTTGTTTTTATGGGATTGATACGCCAGACAGATCCAAACTCATCGCTGCCAAAAAACCGATTGAGGATATCGGCATTGAGATTGGTGCAGATAGTTTATCCTATCTATCCCACGAAGGGCTTGCTGATTGCCTGAAGAAATCTGGTCTTGGGACCTGCATGGCTTGTTTTGATGGCAATTATCCCGTGCCGGTTGGGGAAGCCCAATGA